One part of the Lycium ferocissimum isolate CSIRO_LF1 chromosome 8, AGI_CSIRO_Lferr_CH_V1, whole genome shotgun sequence genome encodes these proteins:
- the LOC132067707 gene encoding GDT1-like protein 4: protein MSLSVAQGFTKSLAMTVLSEIGDKTFFAAAILAMRHPRRLVLSGCLGALIVMTILSAVVGWAAPNLVSRKWTHHITTLLFLGFGVWSLWDAFHDGGAEDLDEVEAQLDADLKSNGGATKEKNQDSDELKKQRRPLLNQFFSPILLKAFSITFFGEWGDKSQLATIGLAADENPLGVVLGGILGQALCTTAAVLGGKTLASSISEKMVALAGGSLFIVFGIQSFLSTVQ, encoded by the exons ATGAGTCTTTCAGTGGCCCAG GGTTTTACGAAGTCTTTGGCGATGACAGTGCTATCTGAGATCGGAGACAAGACTTTCTTTGCCGCCGCG ATCTTAGCGATGCGTCATCCTAGGAGACTCGTCTTGTCAGGCTGCCTTGGGGCTTTAATT gtaatgactattctgtCTGCCGTTGTTGGTTGGGCTGCTCCCAATTTG GTCTCGCGTAAATGGACCCATCATATTACAACGCTACTGTTCCTGGGATTTGGAGTATGGTCCTTATGGGATGCATTCCATGATGG GGGAGCTGAGGATTTGGATGAAGTTGAAGCACAGCTG GATGCTGATCTAAAATCTAATGGTGGAGCAACCAAGGAGAAGAACCAG GATTCTGACGAGTTAAAGAAGCAGAGACGGCCTCTTCTCAATCAATTCTTCTCACCCATCCTTCTGAAG GCATTTTCAATTACCTTCTTTGGTGAATGGGGTGACAAGAGCCAG CTTGCTACCATTGGTTTGGCTGCCGATGAGAATCCACTAGGAGTTGTTCTTGGAGGAATACT GGGACAAGCTTTATGTACTACAGCTGCTGTCCTAGGAGGGAAAACCCTCGCATCTTCAATATCTGAGAAAATG GTGGCACTTGCTGGTGGATCTCTATTCATTGTTTTCGGAATTCAGTCCTTCCTTTCAACAGTCCAGTAA
- the LOC132067702 gene encoding protein ASPARTIC PROTEASE IN GUARD CELL 1 produces the protein MATSIFFFVLLFTTVLSRTTPDEASRTKTLDITSSIQKILNPFSVKTFNSFKQEENTVSSSSLLSFQLHSRVAVRGTSHKDYNSLTLARLQRDSTRVKSLQTKVDLVVQGIGKSDLKPMESEFQAEKIEGPIISGTSQGSGEYFSRIGVGHPPSQVYMVLDTGSDVNWIQCAPCADCYQQADPIFEPAASSSYSPLNCNTQQCKSLDVSECRNNTCLYEVSYGDGSYTVGDFVTESITFGGSSSVEKVAIGCGHNNEGLFVGAAGLLGLGGGKLSFPSQINATSFSYCLVDRDSDSTSTLEFNGKTSPDAVTAPLVRNSKLDTFYYLDLTGISVAGNAISVSPLAFKVSDNGDGGVIVDSGTAVTRLQTDVYNTLRDEFVKGTRHLTSTNGVALFDTCYNLKSMKSVEVPTVSFRFSNGKELPLPAKNYLIPVDSSGTFCFAFAPTSSSLSIIGNVQQQGTRVSFDLANSLIGFSPNKC, from the exons ATGgcaacttccattttcttctttgTACTATTATTCACCACAGTTCTTTCAAGAACAACTCCAGATGAGGCCTCAAGAACAAAAACCCTAGATATTACTTCTTCCATTCAAAAAATCCTTAATCCCTTCTCAGTAAAAACTTTTAACTCATttaaacaagaagaaaatacagtttcttcttcatctttgcTTAGTTTTCAACTACATTCACGTGTAGCAGTTCGTGGTACTTCACATAAGGATTATAACTCATTAACACTAGCTCGACTTCAACGTGACTCAACACGTGTTAAATCACTTCAAACTAAAGTAGATCTGGTTGTTCAG GGCATTGGTAAATCGGATCTCAAACCAATGGAAAGTGAGTTCCAAGCTGAGAAAATTGAAGGACCAATTATCTCAGGTACAAGTCAAGGAAGCGGTGAGTACTTCTCACGAATTGGTGTCGGACATCCACCTAGTCAAGTTTACATG GTACTCGATACAGGAAGTGACGTAAACTGGATCCAATGTGCACCTTGTGCTGATTGTTACCAACAAGCTGATCCAATATTCGAGCCAGCTGCATCTTCCTCCTACTCTCCACTCAATTGCAATACACAACAGTGTAAATCACTTGATGTATCTGAATGTAGAAACAATACTTGTTTATACGAAGTATCGTATGGTGATGGTTCATATACAGTTGGTGATTTTGTAACTGAGAGTATCACATTTGGAGGTTCATCTTCAGTTGAGAAAGTAGCTATTGGTTGTGGACATAATAATGAAGGTTTATTTGTTGGTGCTGCTGGTTTACTAGGGTTAGGTGGTGGTAAGTTATCTTTTCCATCACAGATAAATGCTACTTCGTTTTCGTATTGTTTGGTGGATCGAGACTCAGATTCTACTTCAACACTTGAATTTAACGGTAAAACTTCACCTGATGCTGTTACTGCTCCGTTAGTAAGGAATTCGAAGCTTGATACGTTTTATTACTTGGATTTAACGGGGATAAGTGTTGCTGGTAACGCGATTTCAGTTTCGCCATTGGCTTTTAAAGTTAGCGATAACGGCGATGGCGGTGTGATTGTTGATTCAG GTACGGCGGTGACAAGATTGCAAACGGACGTGTACAACACGCTCCGTGATGAGTTCGTGAAAGGGACGAGGCACTTGACGTCAACTAACGGCGTTGCGTTATTCGACACGTGTTATAATTTGAAATCAATGAAGAGTGTTGAGGTTCCAACGGTGTCGTTTCGTTTCTCTAACGGTAAAGAATTGCCGTTACCGGCTAAGAATTACCTGATACCGGTTGATTCTTCTGgtactttttgttttgcttttgcTCCAACATCGTCCAGCCTGTCAATTATCGGTAATGTTCAACAGCAAGGGACACGTGTCAGTTTCGATTTGGCAAATTCTCTCATTGGATTCTCACCCAATAAATGCTAG
- the LOC132067704 gene encoding lysine histidine transporter-like 6 — protein MLLFAQELTHSLSVFLISFANMVSSPVPPAPKEVPSEEKWAEDGPPREAKWWYSTFHTVTAMVGAGVLSLPYAMAYLGWGPGTVVMILSWCITLNTMWQMIQLHECVPGVRFDRYKDLGKHVFGPKLGAWIVLPQQLIVQVGCDIVYMVTGGKCLQKFMEIACTNCTRIRQSYWICIFGAIHFFLSQLPNFNAVSGVSLAAAIMSLSYSTIAWVGCVGKGRIPNVSYAYKKTSPMDYMFRVFNALGQVSFAYAGHAVVLEIQATIPSTPEKPSRVPMWKGAVWAYFVNALCYFPVAFIGYWAFGQDVDDNVLVGLERPSWLIAAANLMVVVHVIGSYQVYAMPVFDLMEQKLVKTWNFPPGVLLRFFVRTTYVAFTLFLGVTFPFFGDLLGFFGGFGFAPTSYFLPSIMWLKIKKPRRFSSSWLINWACIFIGVFIMIASTVGGLRNIVADSSSYEFYS, from the exons ATGCTCTTGTTTGCTCAAGAACTCACACATTCCTTGTCTGTATTTCTAATTTCATTTGCAAACATGGTTTCATCTCCTGTTCCACCAGCTCCAAAG GAAGTTCCTTCAGAAGAGAAATGGGCAGAAGATGGTCCTCCTCGCGAAGCGAAATGGTGGTACTCAACCTTTCACACAGTCACAGCCATGGTTGGTGCTGGTGTTCTCAGTCTGCCTTATGCCATGGCCTACTTAGGATG GGGTCCGGGGACAGTGGTGATGATCTTATCATGGTGCATAACCTTAAACACAATGTGGCAAATGATACAACTCCATGAATGTGTGCCTGGAGTTCGTTTCGATCGGTACAAGGATCTCGGAAAACATGTTTTTGGACCAAAACTTGGGGCATGGATAGTGCTTCCACAGCAGCTGATTGTTCAGGTCGGTTGTGACATTGTGTACATGGTTACTGGAGGAAAGTGCCTGCAGAAATTCATGGAGATTGCTTGTACTAATTGCACCAGAATAAGACAATCCTATTGGATTTGCATCTTTGGTGCCATCCATTTCTTTCTGTCACAGTTGCCAAATTTCAATGCTGTCTCTGGTGTTTCTTTAGCTGCTGCAATCATGTCACTGAG CTATTCAACTATAGCATGGGTGGGCTGTGTGGGCAAAGGCAGAATCCCGAACGTGAGCTACGCATACAAGAAAACTAGTCCAATGGACTACATGTTTCGAGTCTTCAACGCGTTAGGGCAAGTTTCATTTGCTTACGCGGGCCACGCTGTGGTACTTGAGATACAGGCCACAATTCCATCAACGCCCGAGAAGCCCTCCAGAGTACCAATGTGGAAAGGTGCTGTATGGGCCTATTTTGTCAATGCCCTCTGCTATTTCCCCGTTGCTTTCATCGGTTACTGGGCATTTGGCCAAGACGTCGATGACAACGTGCTCGTGGGACTTGAAAGGCCGTCTTGGCTCATTGCAGCTGCTAATTTAATGGTGGTTGTTCATGTCATAGGCAGCTATCAG GTTTATGCTATGCCAGTGTTTGATTTGATGGAGCAAAAATTGGTGAAAACTTGGAATTTCCCACCTGGAGTACTGCTGAGATTCTTCGTTCGTACTACATATGTTG CTTTCACTTTGTTTCTTGGTGTAACATTCCCTTTCTTTGGTGATCTTCTTGGTTTCTTTGGAGGATTTGGTTTTGCTCCTACTTCTTACTTT CTCCCAAGCATAATGTGGCTTAAGATCAAGAAACCAAGGAGATTCAGTAGCTCATGGTTGATAAATTGG GCATGCATATTTATTGGAGTATTCATTATGATAGCTTCCACAGTTGGTGGACTGAGGAATATTGTTGCTGATTCTTCCTCCTATGAGTTCTACTCATGA